GCGCCCGCCGTAGTTCACGCAGTAGTTGACGGTGATGACGTCGTTGCCGACGGTCATCTGCTCGGCGATGTCGAACTCCTTGATGACGCTGCTCCACATCCGCGGGCGCGAACCCACCCAGCGCATGTTGACGCCCATGGCATCCAGATTCTCCCGGCGCCGACGCACCACCTCGCGGTTGAAGCCCATCAGGAAGCGCACCTCTTCGGTGCTGCGCTTCCAGTTCTCGGTGGAGAACGCGTACACGCTCAGGTGCTTGATGCCCAGTTCGATGGCGCCGCACGTGATGTCGATCAGGACGGCCTCGCCCATCTTGTGGCCCTCGGTGCGGCCGAGCCCGCGCTGGGTGGCCCACCGGCCGTTGCCGTCCATCACCACCGCGACGTGGTTGGGCACCTGGTCGGCGGGGATCTGCGGGGGCACCGCCTTCGACGGGTGCTGCGGAGGCCGGGAGAACCTGCCGTTCGTGTGCGGCGGCAATTCGGGGAACACCACCGGCCACGTCGAGACGTCCGGAAAGACCGGGTAGTCCTCAGGCGCCGGCGGCAGCTGTGGGTACGTATCCTTCTTGCCCCGCTTGGTTGCCATGGGCAATATCCTGCACGACCCCTTCCACCCCCCGCTCAACGGCCGCGCTATCAACCCGGTACGCCCGCTCGACCAGCGGCAATGTCCGCAGCTTGCGTTCCAGGTGCCACTGCAGGTGCGCGGCCACCAGCCCACTGGCCTGACTGCGGTGCGAGGAGGTGGACGCCTCGGCGAACTCCCAGTCCCCATCGTTCAGGGCGCTCATCAGCGCCAGCACCCCCTGCGGCGGTGTCATCGACCCGGACGGCCGGCAGTGCACGCACACGCTGCCCCCGGCGGCGACGTGGAAGGCCCGGTGCGGGCCGGGAGCCGCGCAGCGGGCACATGCGGTCAGTGCCGGCGCCCAGCCCGCGATCCCCATCGCGCGCAGCAGATAGGAGTCCAGGACCAGTTCGCGTGGACGACGTCCCGCGGCCACCGCGCGCAGCGCCGCCACCGTGAGGCTGTGCAGTTCGGGCACCGGGGCGTGCTCCTCGCCGGCGACCCGCTCGGCGGTCTCCAGCACCGCGCACGCGCTGGTGTAGCGGCCGTAGTCGCAGACGATGTCCACGGCGAACGCGTCGATGGACTGCACCTGGGTGACGATGTCCAGATTGCGCCCGGGATGCAGCTGAACGTCGATGTGAGCGAAAGGCTCCAGCCGGGCGCCGAACTTGCTGCGGGTGCGGCGCACGCCCTTGGCCACGGCGCGCACGACACCGTTCTCCCGGGTGAGCAGAGTCACGATCCGGTCGGCCTCGCCGAGCTTGTGCTGGCGCAGCACGACGGCTCGATCCCGGTACAACCGCATCGGTCCAGTGTCGCACCGGTGACCGACATCAAGCGATTCGCAACGCCGGATATCCTCGACCCCAGAATGGTTCCCACCCCAGAATTCCCCACCCGCATGGCTGCCTCTGCAAGATTCCCCACCCTGACCCAGTTGCAGTACCGGCTCAGAAGTGGCGCCACGACGTCCGATGAACTGGTACGCCGGTCCCTGAAAGCCATCGAGGCCAGCCAGCCCACCCTGAACGCCTTCCGGGTGGTGCTCACCGAACGGGCGCTCGCCGACGCCGCCGAGGCCGACCGCAAACGAGCTGCCGGACAACACCTTCCGCTGTTGGGCATCCCGATCGCGGTCAAGGACGATGTCGATGTGGCCGGGGTGCCCACCCGCTTCGGCACCGATGGTGAGCTCCCCGCCGCGACCGCCGACGCCGAGGTGGTGCGGCGACTGCGGGCCGCCGGTGCGGTGATCGTCGGCAAGACCAACACCTGCGAAC
This region of Mycolicibacterium diernhoferi genomic DNA includes:
- a CDS encoding decaprenyl diphosphate synthase, which gives rise to MATKRGKKDTYPQLPPAPEDYPVFPDVSTWPVVFPELPPHTNGRFSRPPQHPSKAVPPQIPADQVPNHVAVVMDGNGRWATQRGLGRTEGHKMGEAVLIDITCGAIELGIKHLSVYAFSTENWKRSTEEVRFLMGFNREVVRRRRENLDAMGVNMRWVGSRPRMWSSVIKEFDIAEQMTVGNDVITVNYCVNYGGRTEIVEAAKALAQEAADGKINPSRITEASFAKHLHRSDIPDVDLFIRTSGEQRASNFLIWQAAYAEYVFQDKLWPDYDRRDLWAACEEYVNRNRRFGRA
- the recO gene encoding DNA repair protein RecO yields the protein MRLYRDRAVVLRQHKLGEADRIVTLLTRENGVVRAVAKGVRRTRSKFGARLEPFAHIDVQLHPGRNLDIVTQVQSIDAFAVDIVCDYGRYTSACAVLETAERVAGEEHAPVPELHSLTVAALRAVAAGRRPRELVLDSYLLRAMGIAGWAPALTACARCAAPGPHRAFHVAAGGSVCVHCRPSGSMTPPQGVLALMSALNDGDWEFAEASTSSHRSQASGLVAAHLQWHLERKLRTLPLVERAYRVDSAAVERGVEGVVQDIAHGNQAGQEGYVPTAAAGA